A segment of the Luteolibacter arcticus genome:
AAGACGGCTTGATCGCAGCCGCAACTCGAGTTCGGAGGAGTTGTTGGACGAACTCGAGACGGCCTGCACGCCGCGCCGCAGCTTTGAGATCCGGGTCCGGCCGGATCACTTGAAACCGTTCCTTTCCTGCGTGGCGGAGCAAGTCGAGAGCGGCTTCAGCGTGCGTCATGCCCGTCACCTGCTAGGACGGATCCTGTCGCTGCGCGATCACATGGTGCGCCACACCTGGTACTCGGTGAAGGTGAATGGCATCCGCACCAATCTCGATCTGCAATGGTCACGCGATTCGGACGGCCGGATCCGCCTGCTGGTGCTGGCCGTGCCCAAGATCATCCGCGAGCTGAAGAAGCAGGCCAAGGTGCCTGCCCCCGCGGCTCCGGCGCTGCCGCAGCGCGAGCCGGTCATCGAAGGGAGCCCGGTCCAATCGCCGGCCGGCGGTTGATCTGATCCCGCGTTGACGAGGGCGCGCCGCGTTTCCATGGTCTTGGACCATGGCTTCCATCGCATTCACGCAGCACCTCCAGACGCATGTGGATGCCCCGCGCTCGGTCGTTTCCGGTGGCACCGTGCGGGAGGCACTGGAGGAAGTATTGTCCGAGAACCCGCGGCTGCGCGGCTACGTGCTGGATGACGCCGGCGCGGTGCGGAAGCACATCGCCGTCTTCCTCGACGGGGAGTCGGTGAAGGACCGTGTCGGCCTGAGTGACCCGCTGCCGTCGGGTGGCGAGATTTTTGTGATGCAGGCTTTGTCCGGCGGCTGACCTCCCGTTCGTCGAAAGGAAGATCACCATGAAACCGCGAATTCACGTCGGCACCCGCAAGGGCCTCTTCGCGTTCGAGAAAACCAACGGCCACTGGACCCCGGCGGGCGAATGGTTTCTCGGCATCCATGTCCCGATGCTGCTCCACGATCGCCGGGATGGACTGCTTCACGCTGCCCTCGAGCACGGCCACTTCGGCACCAAGATGCACCGCTCCGCCGATGGCGGGGCCACGTGGGAAGAGATGGCCGGCGTCGTCTATCCGCCGAAACCGGATGACGTGCCGGAGATCCGCGACAACTTCCGCAATCTGGTCGTCCCGTGGTCGCTGGAAAAGGTGTGGTCGTTGGAAACCGGCGGCGTTGATCAGCCGGGCCTGCTGTGGTGTGGCACTATTCCCGGTGGCCTGTTTCGCTCCACCGACAGTGGCAGGACGTGGGAGCTTGTTCGCGGATTGTGGGACCGGCCCGAGCGCGCCGATTGGGGCGGGGGTGGCTACGATTTTCCCGGCATCCACTCGATCTGTGTCGATCCACGCAATTCCCAGCGCTTGGCGGTCGCCATTTCCTGCGGCGGCGTCTGGCTGACGGAGGATGGTGGCGAAACCTGGGAGCAAGGCGCCCACGGCATGACCTACGATTTCCTGCCGGCCGAGCAGGGCGGGGCCGAGCCGGACGGCCAGGACCCGCACCGCATGGTGATGTGTCCCACGGTGCCGGATCGCTGCTGGGTGCAGCACCATTGCAGCATCTACCGCTCCGATGGGGCGGGCCGCGGTTGGCAGGAGATTCCCGGCGTGAAGCCGTCCGGCTTCGGGTTCGCCGTCGCCGTGCATCCCAAGGAGCCGGACACCGCGTGGTTCGTGCCGGCACGCAAGGACGAGTTCCGCTATCCGGTCGATGGCGAACTCGTTGTCACCCGCACCCGCGACGGCGGCAAATCCTTTGAGGTCCTCAGCAAGGGCCTCCCCCCCTCGCCATGCTACGACCTGATCTATCGCCACGGTCTCGACATCGACGCCAGTGGTGACGTGCTGGTGATGGGATCCACCACCGGCGCGCTGTGGGTCAGCGAGGACCAGGGGGATTCGTGGGAGCTGCTCACGGCGCACTTGCCGCCGGTTTACTGCGTGCGCTTCGCCTGAGGCCCGCGATTTGCTAGAGAGTTCTCATGTCCGACGATCCCCGCTTCATGCGCCGCGCCATTGAGCTTGCCCGGATGGGCATGAAAACCCGTGCGGGCGGCCCCTTTGGAGCGGTGGTGGTCAAGGATGGCGAAATCATCGGGGAGGGTCACAACCGTGTGCTCGCCACCAATGATCCGACGGCCCATGGCGAGGTCGTGGCCATTCGCGAGGCTTGTGCCCGGCTCGGCACGTTCAGTCTGGCGGGCTGCGAGATCCACACGACCGGCGAGCCCTGCCCGATGTGCCTCGGGGCGATCCATTGGGCACGGATCGGCCGCATCTACTATGGATTTAGTATTTCCGACGCTGCGACCATCGGCTTCGACGATCGCGAGTTCTACCGCCAGTTCTCGTTGCCGCTGGAAGAGCGGGACGTGGCGATTACCGAGTCGCCAGGTCAGGAAGCAAAGGTGCTATTGGCCGAATACCTTTCACTGCCGGACCGGGTGGCCTACTGAAGAGTTCGAACGCACGAAGGTCCCGCCGAAGTGCTTCGACGAGACCTTTGCAAGAATGATCCGAATCCAGCGAACAAGGGCTTCGGCACTCAGTTGCGGCGCCGGCGCACGAGCGCAAGACCTCCAAGCACGCCGAGCAGCGCGGTGGAGGGCTCGGGAACGATTGCCAATCCAGTGAAGGTCAGACCCGGAGTATTACCGACCGCCCCGACCAGATTGCTGATACCAGTGGTGAGATTGATCGTATACAAGTTGGTGACGCCGGCAACGTTGGCCAACGCGTAGCCGGTGTTTGTCAGGTCGATGTCAAAGCCGCTGCCTGTGGGTGTGAAGCCCAGGCCGAAGGCACTGACCGCCACCCCGTTCCCGAACGTTCCGGCAGGTGTGGTGTGCGAATTGAGGAAACCATCCGAGGAAAGCGTGTACAAAACCGCGGACCCGGGATTGTCGCCCGGATTCGTGTATCCTGCGCCCAGCACCGTGATGCCCGCACGAGCGCCTCCCAACGAATCGGTGAAGGTGAATCCGCCGTCCACCAGGACACCGCCGGGATTCGTCACCGTCTGCGGCAAGGAGGCAACATCCGGCTGGATACGGTAGTTGTTGGCCCCGCCATTGGAAATCACCCGGACCCGGTCGGCGAACGGATTGAAGTCGAACGCGTTCACCGAGCCCGTGATCGGGTTGGTGTTTGGCGTCCAGGCGCTGGTGCTTGTGCCGTTCGCAGTGTTGATCCGGGATCCAGCGCCGCTGCCGGTGATCCCGTAGAGCGCGCCGTTTGCCCCGTAGATGTCAACATCGACGTAGCCTGTGGCGGCACCGGAGGTACCCACCTGGCTCACCGCTCCGGGAGCGGCCGAGTCAAAGGAGTAGAAGCTGTTGTCGCTGCCGATCGTGTAGATCGTGACCGCGTTGGCAGAAGAAACGAACAGGCCGAAGGCGATCGCCGGGAGGGAAAATGAGAGAGAGGACATGTTGATTTTTTGGTTAGGTAGCCGCGATTGAACCAGACTCGTGGATCTTCCCACCAAATCGATGGGGGCAAATCCCCTTTCTAGACCGTTTTCGGATACCCCTATTCGGTGGCCTCGAGCTGCCCCGCTCCTGAGCCGCGACGATCATCGGGGTAACGTTTCATGGCACCGGCTCGGGAGCCGCCGGGAATCAGCGGGGTCATTTACGGTGAGGAGTATGCGACCTCCGATCTCGGTTCCTGGCTGCCGATTCCCGACACCGGCAGCGGTGGAAGCCACGTCTTTGCCGTTCCGATGGCGGGCAAGGAAGCGCTTTTCATCCGGCTGGTGGTGATCGCCGAATAGTCAGTCGAGACGCCGTCGAGGAGGCCCTCAGTCAGTCCCGGCCCGATACACCGCCAGGGCTCCGCAAAGGTCGCCGAGGGCGCAGCCGACGGACTTGAAGAGGGTGATCTCTTCTTCCGAGGTTCGGCCGGGAACGGTGCCACGGCAGAGGTCGGCGAGTTCACCCGTCACTTGCTCTTGGGAGAAGACGCCTTCGGCGATCGGCACGAGGATCTCGCCCGCTTCGCGAAAGCAGTTCGCGCGGGTGTCCACGTACACCTTCGAGCGCGTCACCAGTTCCGTATCGCACTCGCGTTTGTCGGCGTGATGATTGCCCAGGAAATCGGTGTGGGTGCCGGGCTTCACCCAGGCACCGCGGACGAGGATATCGGGACTGCCAGTGGCGGCGACGATGACGTCCGCTTCGCCGCATGCGGCTTGGATGTCTTCGGCGACGTCGAAGCTGATGCCGGGATATTCGGCGGCCGCGGCGGAGATCAAAGCGCGGGCCTTGTCCGGATCCCTGCCCCATACCAGTACGCGCTGGATCGCGCGCACGCTCGCATGGGCACGGATGAGGTAGGGTGCAAGCCGGCCCGTTCCTAACAGGAAGAGAGTAATGGCATCCTTGCGCGCGAGAAAGTCCGCCGCCAGCGCCGAGACACCGGCCGTCCGCCAGTAGGTCACGCTTGCGCCATCGACGAGTGCCAGCGGCACGCCATTCGCGCGATCGAAGATGAGGATCTTCGAATAGAGCGAGCGAAAGGGCGCTTGGTTCTGCGGAAAGTAGGTGAACGCCTTGAGCGCGATCACCTGGTCGTTCCACGACGGCAGCATCGCGAACGCTTCATGCCCCGGTGAGGACGGATCGAGCAGCATCACCTGCCGCGGCGGCATGGTGTAGTCGCCGGCGAAGGCTTCGCGCAGCGCTCTGATAAAGTCCGGATACCGCAGCGCGGCGTGAACCTGCTCTTCCTCGAGGATTTTCATGAAGCCGTGGTCAGAAGATTCCGAAGAACCACTTCTTCTTCGCGCTGCGCTTGTATTCGCCGTCGCCGACGGAGAGGACCTTCACCTCCACCTCGGCCAGCCCTTGGTCCCTGAAGCCGATCTTTTTCGCGGCGCGAGGCGAGAGATCGATGATGCGGTCGCCGATGAAGGGGCCGCGGTCATTGACCCGGCATTTCACCGACTTGCCATTCTCAATGTTGGTGACCTGCACCATGCAGGGCAGGGGCAGGGTCTTGTGCGCGGCGATCAGGTGCCACGGCATGACCTTTTCACCGAGCGAGGTTTGGCCGCGCTTGAGGCCGAAGAAGCTGGACTCATTGTACCAGGAGGCGGTGCCGCTTTCGACGTGGTGGATCGCTTGGTCCACGTCCATCGGGTGATAGGTCTGCCCGCGGACGTGGTACGACTTGGTCTGATAGCCCCGGTAATCGCCACCCGGATAGGCGCAGGAGGCCAGTAGCAAAAATGGCAAAAGCCGGAGAAGAGGTCCGCGGCCTTCGTTCGGGCCGGCATCGGACTTCCTCCGGCGTGGCAAGGCGGGCATTACTTATCGCGCTCGCGGATCATCGGCAGGGTGCGGGCGACCTGCTCCTTCATTTCCTTGCCCGGCTTGAACTTGACGACGGCGCGGGCGGGGATCGGCACATCCTTGTCCGGATCCTTCGGGTTACGGCCGATCTTGGCCTTGGTCTCCTTCACCTGGAAGGCGCCGAAATTCCGCATCACCACGGTGTCGCCGTTGGAGAGGGAATCGGTGATGGAATCGAGGGTCTTCTGGATCACGTCGAACACCTGCTGTTGGGTGAGGCCGGTTTCGTTGGAGATTTTGATGACGAGCTCGCGTTTGGTGATGGTTGCCATGGCTTTACGGGTGAAATGGTTCTGCGTGCAGCGGGGGGATTGGACACCACAGAGGGCGGTGTTTGTCCCGCGAAAAAGTGCGAAAAATCATGCTGGATCCATGCCAGCGCCGTTTGAATCACCGCTGACCGCTGCCGTGGTCTTGAAATGCAGCTTTGCGACCTTGCCAAGCGCCTCCATTCCGTGCTTGGCGACGACCTGCTTGGCGGCCTCGATTACCGCGGCGGAAGCTCCCAATGGTAGCACAATACCTCCCGCGGAGGAAGTCTTGTCCATCCACTCCACGAAACGCTCGCGAGCGAGGATGGATGCGGCGGCCACGGCGATGTCCGATTCTCCCTTGGTCCGCTGGTCGAGCTGGATGGATATATTTTGCTGCTTGAGCGCGCGTGCCAGCACGTCGGGCCGGGCGAATTGGTCGCTCAGGGCGCGCGGGCAGGCCGGCCGCTGGGCTGCAAGATTTGCAATGACCTTGGCATGGCCCCAGGCGAGCAGGCGGTTGAGATTGCCGAACGAGGCGAACATCCCGTTGTAGCGTTCCGGGCCGATCGCCACGACCGAGGTCGCGACGCCCGGCACCTCGCGGATCTTCGCGGCGAGGTCGCGGATGCGTTTTGCGCTGGAGATCCGCTTCGAATCCATCACCCCCGCGGCCATCAGTGCCCGGACGACGGTCGTATCGGTATAGACCCCGGCGATGACCAGCGGGCCGAAGTAATCGCCCTTGCCGCTTTCATCGATGCCGAAGTGCGGCGCGAACATCTCGGGATCCAACTCTTCCTCGTAGCCTAACCGGGCCTCGCCGAGCACCTCGGGCTCCAAGATGAAGCGAATGAAGTCCTCGGTTTCCTTGCCCTGCACCAGCACCTTCGGGCCCTTCTCGTAGACGGACACGTTCAGCTTGCCCTTCTTCGCGGCGAAGAGCGTGTAGGGCTTGGCCTCGAACTCATAGCCGCGCTCCTCCAACACCTCCCGCAGGCGGGCGGCCTGGGCGGTGGTGAGCGGTGCGGTGTGGGAGGTCAGGGACACGCCGCAAGGGAACGGTCGCAGTGCGGTGAAGGCCAAGGATTTTCGCATCTTCATGGGGGCGGGAGAAACGAACGCGAAGGATTTTTTAAACCCATTCCGCGGGAACTGACATCCAGTGGAGTGAAGTGCCTCTCCCGCCAGGGAGGTTGCAACCCAAGGCAACCGGCACCGACCCGCCACTAATAACCCATGAAACTCCTTCGATCCCTTGTTGCGCTGGGGCTTTCCTCCAGCGCGGCCTTTGCCCTAACCACGCAGAACTACGCCGATGCCACCGCTGAGGTGGGGTTGGCGAGTTCGCAGCCCCACCTCGACATCACCTCGGTCGATGTGACCGTCGATGCCACCGGCGCGGATATCACGTTCAAGATCAACCTGACTGGTAGCCCGATAGCCACCAATTGGGGCAATTACATGATCGGCATCCGCTCGAATCCCGGCGGGGCGATCACCGGCAACGGATGGGGCCGACCCATCCACATGGCCGGCGGAATGACGCACTGGGTGGCCTCTTGGGTTAACGACGGCGGACCATCGGGAGCTGCCGGCCAAGTCTGGACCTACGCCACGAACTGGGCCAACACGGCGACGCCGACAGTCACCCGCGACGCGACTGGCGTGACGATCACCACCACGACCGCGGCACTCGGACTCTCGCCGGGAGAAACGTTCTCCTTCGATGTTTATTCGAGCGGC
Coding sequences within it:
- a CDS encoding ornithine cyclodeaminase family protein, producing MKILEEEQVHAALRYPDFIRALREAFAGDYTMPPRQVMLLDPSSPGHEAFAMLPSWNDQVIALKAFTYFPQNQAPFRSLYSKILIFDRANGVPLALVDGASVTYWRTAGVSALAADFLARKDAITLFLLGTGRLAPYLIRAHASVRAIQRVLVWGRDPDKARALISAAAAEYPGISFDVAEDIQAACGEADVIVAATGSPDILVRGAWVKPGTHTDFLGNHHADKRECDTELVTRSKVYVDTRANCFREAGEILVPIAEGVFSQEQVTGELADLCRGTVPGRTSEEEITLFKSVGCALGDLCGALAVYRAGTD
- a CDS encoding HU family DNA-binding protein, translated to MATITKRELVIKISNETGLTQQQVFDVIQKTLDSITDSLSNGDTVVMRNFGAFQVKETKAKIGRNPKDPDKDVPIPARAVVKFKPGKEMKEQVARTLPMIRERDK
- a CDS encoding MoaD/ThiS family protein, whose product is MASIAFTQHLQTHVDAPRSVVSGGTVREALEEVLSENPRLRGYVLDDAGAVRKHIAVFLDGESVKDRVGLSDPLPSGGEIFVMQALSGG
- the rnhC gene encoding ribonuclease HIII, translated to MKMRKSLAFTALRPFPCGVSLTSHTAPLTTAQAARLREVLEERGYEFEAKPYTLFAAKKGKLNVSVYEKGPKVLVQGKETEDFIRFILEPEVLGEARLGYEEELDPEMFAPHFGIDESGKGDYFGPLVIAGVYTDTTVVRALMAAGVMDSKRISSAKRIRDLAAKIREVPGVATSVVAIGPERYNGMFASFGNLNRLLAWGHAKVIANLAAQRPACPRALSDQFARPDVLARALKQQNISIQLDQRTKGESDIAVAAASILARERFVEWMDKTSSAGGIVLPLGASAAVIEAAKQVVAKHGMEALGKVAKLHFKTTAAVSGDSNGAGMDPA
- a CDS encoding DUF4394 domain-containing protein, coding for MSSLSFSLPAIAFGLFVSSANAVTIYTIGSDNSFYSFDSAAPGAVSQVGTSGAATGYVDVDIYGANGALYGITGSGAGSRINTANGTSTSAWTPNTNPITGSVNAFDFNPFADRVRVISNGGANNYRIQPDVASLPQTVTNPGGVLVDGGFTFTDSLGGARAGITVLGAGYTNPGDNPGSAVLYTLSSDGFLNSHTTPAGTFGNGVAVSAFGLGFTPTGSGFDIDLTNTGYALANVAGVTNLYTINLTTGISNLVGAVGNTPGLTFTGLAIVPEPSTALLGVLGGLALVRRRRN
- a CDS encoding WD40/YVTN/BNR-like repeat-containing protein, with product MKPRIHVGTRKGLFAFEKTNGHWTPAGEWFLGIHVPMLLHDRRDGLLHAALEHGHFGTKMHRSADGGATWEEMAGVVYPPKPDDVPEIRDNFRNLVVPWSLEKVWSLETGGVDQPGLLWCGTIPGGLFRSTDSGRTWELVRGLWDRPERADWGGGGYDFPGIHSICVDPRNSQRLAVAISCGGVWLTEDGGETWEQGAHGMTYDFLPAEQGGAEPDGQDPHRMVMCPTVPDRCWVQHHCSIYRSDGAGRGWQEIPGVKPSGFGFAVAVHPKEPDTAWFVPARKDEFRYPVDGELVVTRTRDGGKSFEVLSKGLPPSPCYDLIYRHGLDIDASGDVLVMGSTTGALWVSEDQGDSWELLTAHLPPVYCVRFA
- a CDS encoding septal ring lytic transglycosylase RlpA family protein, with the translated sequence MPFLLLASCAYPGGDYRGYQTKSYHVRGQTYHPMDVDQAIHHVESGTASWYNESSFFGLKRGQTSLGEKVMPWHLIAAHKTLPLPCMVQVTNIENGKSVKCRVNDRGPFIGDRIIDLSPRAAKKIGFRDQGLAEVEVKVLSVGDGEYKRSAKKKWFFGIF
- a CDS encoding nucleoside deaminase, which translates into the protein MSDDPRFMRRAIELARMGMKTRAGGPFGAVVVKDGEIIGEGHNRVLATNDPTAHGEVVAIREACARLGTFSLAGCEIHTTGEPCPMCLGAIHWARIGRIYYGFSISDAATIGFDDREFYRQFSLPLEERDVAITESPGQEAKVLLAEYLSLPDRVAY